From the genome of Arvicola amphibius chromosome 9, mArvAmp1.2, whole genome shotgun sequence, one region includes:
- the Rarg gene encoding retinoic acid receptor gamma isoform X1: protein MLALPLPPPGAGRCGGRRGNGLRVLDILAPSFSPSRVAMYDCMESFAPGPRRLYGAAGPGAGLLRRATGSSCFVGLESFAWAQPASLQSVETQSTSSEEMVPSSPSPPPPPRVYKPCFVCNDKSSGYHYGVSSCEGCKGFFRRSIQKNMVYTCHRDKNCIINKVTRNRCQYCRLQKCFEVGMSKEAVRNDRNKKKKEVKEEGSPDSYELSPQLEELITKVSKAHQETFPSLCQLGKYTTNSSADHRVQLDLGLWDKFSELATKCIIKIVEFAKRLPGFTGLSIADQITLLKAACLDILMLRICTRYTPEQDTMTFSDGLTLNRTQMHNAGFGPLTDLVFAFAGQLLPLEMDDTETGLLSAICLICGDRMDLEEPEKVDKLQEPLLEALRLYARRRRPSQPYMFPRMLMKITDLRGISTKGAERAITLKMEIPGPMPPLIREMLENPEMFEDDSSKPGPHPKASSEDEAPGVQEKGGQSPQRDQGP from the exons ATGctagccctccccctcccccctccaggaGCAGGGCGCTgcggggggaggagggggaatgggCTGCGGGTCCTTGATATTCTAGCACCCAGTTTCTCTCCAAGCCGGGTCGCGATGTACGACTGCATGGAATCGTTTGCCCCGGGTCCGCGACGGCTCTATGGGGCCGCCGGGCCCGGGGCCGGCTTGCTACGCAGAGCCACTGGCAGCTCCTGTTTCGTCGGACTTGAGTCTTTTGCCTGGGCGCAACCTGCCAGTCTACAAT CGGTGGAGACACAGAGCACTAGCTCAGAGGAAATGGTGCCCAGCTCTCCGTCACCCCCACCACCTCCTCGGGTCTATAAGCCATGCTTTGTATGCAATGACAAGTCTTCCGGCTACCATTATGGGGTCAGCTCATGTGAAGGCTGCAAG GGCTTCTTCAGGCGCAGCATCCAGAAAAACATGGTGTATACATGTCACCGTGACAAAAATTGTATCATCAACAAGGTAACCAGGAATCGCTGCCAGTACTGCCGGCTACAAAAGTGTTTCGAAGTGGGCATGTCCAAGGAAG CTGTAAGGAATGAcaggaacaagaagaaaaaagaggtaaAGGAAGAGGGCTCACCTGACAGCTACGAACTGAGCCCACAGTTAGAAGAGCTCATCACCAAGGTCAGCAAGGCCCACCAGGAGACTTTCCCCTCACTCTGTCAGCTGGGCAAGTACACCACG AACTCCAGTGCAGATCACCGGGTGCAGCTGGACTTGGGGCTGTGGGACAAGTTCAGTGAGCTGGCCACAAAATGCATCATCAAGATTGTGGAGTTTGCTAAGCGGTTGCCGGGTTTTACAGGACTCAGCATCGCTGACCAGATCACTCTGCTCAAGGCTGCCTGCCTGGATATCCTA ATGCTGCGAATCTGTACAAGGTATACCCCAGAGCAAGACACCATGACATTCTCGGATGGACTGACCCTGAACCGTACCCAGATGCACAATGCTGGCTTTGGGCCCCTTACAGACCTCGTCTTTGCCTTTGCTGGGCAGCTGCTGCCCCTGGAGATGGATGACACAGAGACCGGGCTGCTCAGTGCCATCTGCCTCATCTGTGGAG ACCGCATGGACCTGGAGGAACCCGAGAAGGTGGACAAGCTGCAGGAGCCCTTGCTGGAAGCCCTGAGGCTTTACGCCCGGCGAAGGAGACCCAGCCAACCCTACATGTTTCCAAGGATGCTTATGAAAATCACTGACCTCCGGGGCATCAGCACCAAGG GAGCAGAACGGGCCATTACCCTGAAGATGGAGATCCCAGGTCCAATGCCCCCCCTGATCCGAGAGATGCTGGAGAACCCTGAAATGTTTGAGGACGACTCCTCGAAGCCTGGCCCCCATCCCAAGGCTTCCAGTGAGGACGAAGCTCCAGGGGTCCAGGAAAAAGGGGGCCAAAGTCCCCAACGTGACCAGGGCCCCTGA
- the Rarg gene encoding retinoic acid receptor gamma isoform X2 yields the protein MATNKERLFATGALGPGSGYPGAGFPFAFPGALRGSPPFEMLSPSFRGLGQPDLPKEMASLSVETQSTSSEEMVPSSPSPPPPPRVYKPCFVCNDKSSGYHYGVSSCEGCKGFFRRSIQKNMVYTCHRDKNCIINKVTRNRCQYCRLQKCFEVGMSKEAVRNDRNKKKKEVKEEGSPDSYELSPQLEELITKVSKAHQETFPSLCQLGKYTTNSSADHRVQLDLGLWDKFSELATKCIIKIVEFAKRLPGFTGLSIADQITLLKAACLDILMLRICTRYTPEQDTMTFSDGLTLNRTQMHNAGFGPLTDLVFAFAGQLLPLEMDDTETGLLSAICLICGDRMDLEEPEKVDKLQEPLLEALRLYARRRRPSQPYMFPRMLMKITDLRGISTKGAERAITLKMEIPGPMPPLIREMLENPEMFEDDSSKPGPHPKASSEDEAPGVQEKGGQSPQRDQGP from the exons ATGGCCACCAATAAGGAGCGACTCTTTGCCACTGGTGCCCTGGGACCTGGATCTGGGTACCCAGGGGCAGGCTTCCCCTTCGCCTTCCCAGGGGCACTCAGAGGGTCACCACCATTTGAAATGCTGAGTCCCAGCTTCCGGGGCCTGGGCCAGCCTGACCTCCCCAAGGAAATGGCCTCTCTGT CGGTGGAGACACAGAGCACTAGCTCAGAGGAAATGGTGCCCAGCTCTCCGTCACCCCCACCACCTCCTCGGGTCTATAAGCCATGCTTTGTATGCAATGACAAGTCTTCCGGCTACCATTATGGGGTCAGCTCATGTGAAGGCTGCAAG GGCTTCTTCAGGCGCAGCATCCAGAAAAACATGGTGTATACATGTCACCGTGACAAAAATTGTATCATCAACAAGGTAACCAGGAATCGCTGCCAGTACTGCCGGCTACAAAAGTGTTTCGAAGTGGGCATGTCCAAGGAAG CTGTAAGGAATGAcaggaacaagaagaaaaaagaggtaaAGGAAGAGGGCTCACCTGACAGCTACGAACTGAGCCCACAGTTAGAAGAGCTCATCACCAAGGTCAGCAAGGCCCACCAGGAGACTTTCCCCTCACTCTGTCAGCTGGGCAAGTACACCACG AACTCCAGTGCAGATCACCGGGTGCAGCTGGACTTGGGGCTGTGGGACAAGTTCAGTGAGCTGGCCACAAAATGCATCATCAAGATTGTGGAGTTTGCTAAGCGGTTGCCGGGTTTTACAGGACTCAGCATCGCTGACCAGATCACTCTGCTCAAGGCTGCCTGCCTGGATATCCTA ATGCTGCGAATCTGTACAAGGTATACCCCAGAGCAAGACACCATGACATTCTCGGATGGACTGACCCTGAACCGTACCCAGATGCACAATGCTGGCTTTGGGCCCCTTACAGACCTCGTCTTTGCCTTTGCTGGGCAGCTGCTGCCCCTGGAGATGGATGACACAGAGACCGGGCTGCTCAGTGCCATCTGCCTCATCTGTGGAG ACCGCATGGACCTGGAGGAACCCGAGAAGGTGGACAAGCTGCAGGAGCCCTTGCTGGAAGCCCTGAGGCTTTACGCCCGGCGAAGGAGACCCAGCCAACCCTACATGTTTCCAAGGATGCTTATGAAAATCACTGACCTCCGGGGCATCAGCACCAAGG GAGCAGAACGGGCCATTACCCTGAAGATGGAGATCCCAGGTCCAATGCCCCCCCTGATCCGAGAGATGCTGGAGAACCCTGAAATGTTTGAGGACGACTCCTCGAAGCCTGGCCCCCATCCCAAGGCTTCCAGTGAGGACGAAGCTCCAGGGGTCCAGGAAAAAGGGGGCCAAAGTCCCCAACGTGACCAGGGCCCCTGA
- the Rarg gene encoding retinoic acid receptor gamma isoform X3: protein MVPSSPSPPPPPRVYKPCFVCNDKSSGYHYGVSSCEGCKGFFRRSIQKNMVYTCHRDKNCIINKVTRNRCQYCRLQKCFEVGMSKEAVRNDRNKKKKEVKEEGSPDSYELSPQLEELITKVSKAHQETFPSLCQLGKYTTNSSADHRVQLDLGLWDKFSELATKCIIKIVEFAKRLPGFTGLSIADQITLLKAACLDILMLRICTRYTPEQDTMTFSDGLTLNRTQMHNAGFGPLTDLVFAFAGQLLPLEMDDTETGLLSAICLICGDRMDLEEPEKVDKLQEPLLEALRLYARRRRPSQPYMFPRMLMKITDLRGISTKGAERAITLKMEIPGPMPPLIREMLENPEMFEDDSSKPGPHPKASSEDEAPGVQEKGGQSPQRDQGP from the exons ATGGTGCCCAGCTCTCCGTCACCCCCACCACCTCCTCGGGTCTATAAGCCATGCTTTGTATGCAATGACAAGTCTTCCGGCTACCATTATGGGGTCAGCTCATGTGAAGGCTGCAAG GGCTTCTTCAGGCGCAGCATCCAGAAAAACATGGTGTATACATGTCACCGTGACAAAAATTGTATCATCAACAAGGTAACCAGGAATCGCTGCCAGTACTGCCGGCTACAAAAGTGTTTCGAAGTGGGCATGTCCAAGGAAG CTGTAAGGAATGAcaggaacaagaagaaaaaagaggtaaAGGAAGAGGGCTCACCTGACAGCTACGAACTGAGCCCACAGTTAGAAGAGCTCATCACCAAGGTCAGCAAGGCCCACCAGGAGACTTTCCCCTCACTCTGTCAGCTGGGCAAGTACACCACG AACTCCAGTGCAGATCACCGGGTGCAGCTGGACTTGGGGCTGTGGGACAAGTTCAGTGAGCTGGCCACAAAATGCATCATCAAGATTGTGGAGTTTGCTAAGCGGTTGCCGGGTTTTACAGGACTCAGCATCGCTGACCAGATCACTCTGCTCAAGGCTGCCTGCCTGGATATCCTA ATGCTGCGAATCTGTACAAGGTATACCCCAGAGCAAGACACCATGACATTCTCGGATGGACTGACCCTGAACCGTACCCAGATGCACAATGCTGGCTTTGGGCCCCTTACAGACCTCGTCTTTGCCTTTGCTGGGCAGCTGCTGCCCCTGGAGATGGATGACACAGAGACCGGGCTGCTCAGTGCCATCTGCCTCATCTGTGGAG ACCGCATGGACCTGGAGGAACCCGAGAAGGTGGACAAGCTGCAGGAGCCCTTGCTGGAAGCCCTGAGGCTTTACGCCCGGCGAAGGAGACCCAGCCAACCCTACATGTTTCCAAGGATGCTTATGAAAATCACTGACCTCCGGGGCATCAGCACCAAGG GAGCAGAACGGGCCATTACCCTGAAGATGGAGATCCCAGGTCCAATGCCCCCCCTGATCCGAGAGATGCTGGAGAACCCTGAAATGTTTGAGGACGACTCCTCGAAGCCTGGCCCCCATCCCAAGGCTTCCAGTGAGGACGAAGCTCCAGGGGTCCAGGAAAAAGGGGGCCAAAGTCCCCAACGTGACCAGGGCCCCTGA